The following are from one region of the Stigmatella ashevillena genome:
- a CDS encoding phytoene/squalene synthase family protein, whose translation MNSHEDARLVSQGYRWSREVTRHHAKSFFFASYLLFGERRKAAFALYAFCRRLDDMVDEGGEGGAPEDLKSRLERARQRVAEVYLPMPELAAPGLESPAQRLMSAQAQSSWHEGEFAALKHCIHRFRIPEQPFQDLISGMEMDLTKHRYATFEELDLYCYRVAGVVGLMLTPVLGCTDERAVAHAADLGRGMQLTNILRDVREDLERGRVYLPSSELASFGLSEEDLRSGRVEDRWRSFMRFQISRARGYYASAAAGLPYLQGLGSRRMVRLMGGIYGDILRVIEARDYDVFSARAYVPGRRKLALALAAMVRPAAVMPLSSGGAQGPLLPTGIQG comes from the coding sequence ATGAACTCGCACGAGGATGCGCGCCTGGTCTCCCAGGGGTACCGGTGGTCGCGCGAGGTGACGCGCCACCACGCCAAGAGCTTCTTCTTCGCCTCGTACCTGTTGTTTGGCGAGCGCCGCAAGGCGGCCTTCGCGCTGTACGCCTTCTGTCGGCGGCTGGATGACATGGTGGATGAGGGCGGTGAGGGCGGGGCACCGGAGGACCTGAAGTCGCGGCTGGAGCGGGCGCGGCAGCGGGTGGCCGAGGTGTACCTGCCCATGCCGGAGCTGGCGGCACCCGGCCTGGAGTCTCCCGCGCAGCGGCTGATGAGCGCCCAGGCGCAGTCCTCCTGGCACGAGGGAGAGTTCGCCGCCCTCAAGCACTGCATCCACCGCTTCCGGATCCCCGAGCAGCCCTTCCAGGATCTCATCTCCGGCATGGAGATGGACCTGACGAAGCACCGCTACGCCACCTTCGAGGAGCTGGACTTGTACTGCTACCGGGTCGCGGGCGTGGTGGGGCTGATGCTCACCCCGGTGCTGGGGTGCACGGATGAGCGCGCCGTGGCCCACGCGGCGGATCTGGGCCGGGGCATGCAACTGACCAACATCCTGCGCGACGTGCGGGAGGACCTGGAGCGGGGCCGGGTGTACCTGCCCAGCTCGGAGCTGGCCTCTTTCGGGCTCTCCGAGGAGGACCTGCGCTCGGGCCGCGTCGAGGACCGGTGGCGGAGCTTCATGCGCTTTCAGATCAGCCGGGCCCGGGGCTACTACGCGAGCGCGGCCGCGGGGCTTCCCTACCTCCAGGGGCTGGGCAGCCGCCGCATGGTGCGGCTGATGGGCGGCATCTACGGAGACATCCTGCGCGTCATCGAGGCGCGGGACTACGACGTGTTCAGTGCGCGGGCCTATGTCCCGGGCCGCCGCAAGCTGGCGCTGGCCCTGGCGGCCATGGTCCGGCCCGCGGCGGTGATGCCCTTGTCCTCGGGCGGCGCGCAGGGGCCGCTGCTTCCGACAGGGATTCAGGGATGA
- a CDS encoding phytoene desaturase family protein: MRRHRIAVIGGGIGGLTAAGLLAKEGHDVTLFERGPTLGGKAQGVTLEGITLDTGPTLLTLPHLVRGTFEALGAVDLLPPFLELERQCVYRFGDGCVFTAYKDLERMADSAGELRPSERYGVLSFYKEAEAIHQAAGEPYLEAPYEGMPGFMARVARRGLGAVRAGLRLSTLHDLAERHFKTEHLQQFVGRFATYTGASPYEASAAFALIPHIERAYGTHHVRGGIGALVEALGQAVRRQGVNVLLNTPARYEQDAQGTWRVGPVGEAEAYDSVVVNADPLASLHREGEPLALSGVVLLLEVAGHPSVPHHTVLFGRDYRREFNELFSGRLATDPTVYLCAPGATDDSMAPPGRTGLFVMVNAPALPTDRAAAERETEAWTGHAERVRAQVFEKLYAHFPELKGRVKVLGQRTPVDWAAQGAPGGSIYGFLPHGKFGAFRRPRIRGSSPGLFFVGGGTHPGGGVPMVMLSGHFAARMTSGHLKGGDA, translated from the coding sequence ATGAGGCGCCACCGCATCGCGGTGATTGGAGGAGGCATCGGGGGCCTGACGGCCGCCGGGCTGCTGGCGAAGGAGGGGCATGACGTCACCCTCTTCGAGCGCGGCCCCACCCTGGGGGGCAAGGCCCAGGGGGTGACCCTCGAGGGCATCACCCTGGACACGGGCCCCACGCTGCTGACGTTGCCGCACCTGGTGCGGGGCACCTTCGAGGCGCTGGGGGCGGTGGATCTTCTCCCCCCCTTCCTGGAGCTGGAGCGGCAGTGCGTGTACCGCTTCGGGGATGGGTGCGTCTTCACGGCCTACAAGGACCTGGAGCGCATGGCGGACAGTGCCGGAGAGCTGCGGCCCAGCGAGCGGTATGGCGTCCTATCCTTTTATAAGGAGGCGGAGGCCATCCACCAAGCGGCGGGCGAGCCTTACCTGGAAGCCCCCTATGAGGGGATGCCGGGTTTCATGGCACGCGTGGCGCGGCGGGGCCTGGGCGCGGTGCGGGCCGGGCTGAGGCTGTCCACGCTGCATGACCTGGCCGAGCGGCACTTCAAGACGGAGCACTTGCAGCAGTTCGTGGGCCGCTTCGCCACGTACACGGGCGCCTCGCCTTATGAGGCCAGCGCGGCCTTCGCGCTCATTCCCCACATCGAGCGGGCCTACGGCACGCACCACGTGCGGGGAGGCATCGGCGCGCTGGTGGAGGCGCTGGGGCAGGCGGTGCGGCGCCAGGGGGTGAACGTGCTGCTCAACACCCCGGCCCGCTACGAGCAAGACGCGCAGGGCACCTGGCGCGTGGGCCCCGTGGGAGAGGCCGAGGCGTATGACAGCGTGGTGGTGAACGCCGATCCGCTCGCATCACTGCACCGGGAGGGAGAGCCTCTGGCGCTCTCGGGCGTCGTGCTGTTGCTGGAGGTGGCGGGCCATCCCTCCGTGCCCCACCACACCGTGCTCTTTGGCCGGGACTACCGGCGCGAGTTCAACGAGCTGTTTTCCGGGCGGCTGGCCACGGATCCGACCGTGTACCTGTGCGCTCCGGGCGCCACGGATGACTCGATGGCGCCGCCGGGGCGCACGGGACTGTTCGTGATGGTGAACGCGCCCGCGTTGCCGACGGATCGGGCCGCGGCCGAGAGGGAGACGGAGGCGTGGACCGGGCATGCCGAGCGGGTGCGCGCGCAGGTGTTCGAGAAGTTGTACGCGCACTTCCCGGAGCTGAAGGGGCGGGTGAAGGTGCTGGGGCAGCGCACGCCGGTGGACTGGGCGGCGCAAGGGGCTCCGGGCGGCTCCATTTACGGTTTCCTGCCGCACGGCAAGTTCGGGGCGTTCCGGCGGCCCCGCATCCGCGGCTCCTCGCCGGGCTTGTTTTTCGTGGGGGGAGGAACACACCCGGGCGGTGGGGTGCCGATGGTCATGCTCTCGGGCCACTTCGCCGCGCGGATGACCTCTGGACACTTGAAAGGAGGGGACGCATGA
- a CDS encoding carotenoid 1,2-hydratase, giving the protein MSSSPVLPSLPSGPGTYRWYYADVTAGEYSAVFIFLVGSLFSPRYSVTARQGGLPWEHAAVNFALYRKGVRLCWVLSEYPGLALESARRLRIGGSTLSYEGNRVRMEVDERTAPWGRPVRANLTLEPLTPLGTEVQLVPDLPHWWQPMAPRARARLELVTEGQVLEGLGYHDTNHGGEQLGARLPGWRWARTHGGQETVVDYVLPGGVAPVRVKAGAQGVQCEREARGLAVPPMGRTGWGLRVPRHLHVGNLVVGEAKLLESSPFYARVEARQHGLDTLGEVADFRRFHLPYIRWMAHFRTRVERPS; this is encoded by the coding sequence ATGAGTTCATCGCCCGTACTGCCATCACTCCCATCCGGTCCTGGAACGTACCGCTGGTACTACGCGGACGTCACCGCGGGCGAGTACAGCGCCGTCTTCATCTTCCTGGTGGGCTCGCTCTTCTCTCCGCGGTACTCGGTCACGGCGCGCCAGGGCGGGCTGCCCTGGGAGCACGCCGCGGTGAACTTCGCCCTGTACCGCAAAGGCGTGCGCCTGTGCTGGGTGCTCAGTGAGTACCCGGGGTTGGCGTTGGAGTCCGCGAGGCGGCTGCGCATTGGCGGCTCCACGCTCAGCTACGAGGGCAACCGGGTGCGCATGGAGGTGGATGAGCGCACGGCGCCCTGGGGCCGCCCGGTGCGGGCGAACCTGACGCTGGAGCCGCTCACGCCGCTGGGGACGGAGGTTCAGTTGGTGCCGGACCTGCCGCACTGGTGGCAGCCCATGGCGCCGAGGGCCCGGGCCCGGCTGGAACTGGTGACCGAGGGGCAAGTCCTGGAGGGGCTGGGCTACCACGACACGAACCACGGCGGGGAGCAGCTGGGCGCGCGGCTTCCCGGTTGGCGCTGGGCGCGCACGCATGGGGGGCAGGAGACGGTGGTGGACTATGTGCTGCCGGGCGGGGTGGCCCCGGTGCGGGTGAAGGCGGGAGCGCAGGGGGTGCAGTGCGAGCGAGAGGCGCGAGGGTTGGCGGTGCCGCCCATGGGGCGCACCGGCTGGGGCCTCCGGGTGCCCCGCCACCTGCACGTGGGCAACCTCGTGGTGGGAGAGGCGAAGTTGCTGGAGTCCTCGCCCTTCTATGCGCGCGTGGAGGCCCGGCAGCACGGGCTGGATACCCTCGGAGAGGTGGCGGACTTCCGGCGCTTTCACCTGCCCTACATCCGTTGGATGGCGCACTTCCGCACGCGCGTGGAGCGGCCTTCATGA